One window of Biomphalaria glabrata chromosome 6, xgBioGlab47.1, whole genome shotgun sequence genomic DNA carries:
- the LOC106060299 gene encoding uncharacterized protein LOC106060299 — MKLTFVFVLVFVTLASGIPRPPPPPRDGRSPLPPRDGQSPLPLIDGQSSPPPRDGRSPPPLTDGQSPLPLGDGQSPPPFPPPRRPRQAPTGQSLPPPIDGQSLPPLIGGQSPLPPRDGRFRKPPRDGRSPPPLRDGQSPLPLRDGQSPPPFPPPRRPRQAPTGQSLPPPIDGQSLPPLIGGQSSPPPRDGRFRQPPRDGRSPPPLKDGQSPLPLRDGQSPPPFPPPRRPRQAPTGQSLPPPIDGQSLPPLIGGQSSPPPRDGRFRQPPRDGRSPPPLRDGQSPLPLIDEQSPQPPRNGRSPPPLIDGQSPLPLRDGQSPPPFPPPRRPRQAPTGQSLPPPIDGQSLPPPRDGQSPLPPRDGRSPPPPRAGQSLPPLRDGRSSPPPRDGQSQLSV, encoded by the exons ATGAAGCTCACCTTTGTCTTCGTTTTGGTCTTTGTGACTCTTGCCAGTG gTATACCAAGACCCCCACCACCCCCAAGAGATGGTCGATCACCACTACCCCCAAGAGATGGACAATCGCCCCTACCACTAATAGATGGGCAATCATCACCACCTCCAAGAGATGGAAGATCTCCACCACCACTCACAGATGGACAATCGCCCCTACCACTAGGAGATGGTCAATCACCACCACCGTTTCCACCCCCTAGAAGACCTCGTCAAGCACCAACAGGACAGTCCCTACCACCACCTATAGATGGCCAGTCTCTACCACCACTGATAGGTGGACAATCCCCACTACCTCCAAGAGATGGAAGATTTCGAAAACCTCCAAGAGATGGTCGATCACCACCACCACTGAGAGATGGACAATCGCCCCTACCACTGCGAGATGGTCAATCACCACCACCGTTTCCACCCCCTAGAAGACCTCGTCAAGCACCAACAGGACAGTCCTTACCACCTCCTATAGATGGCCAGTCTCTACCACCACTGATAGGTGGACAATCCTCACCACCTCCAAGAGATGGAAGATTTCGACAACCTCCAAGAGATGGTCGATCACCACCACCACTGAAAGATGGACAATCGCCCCTACCACTCCGAGATGGTCAATCACCACCACCGTTTCCACCCCCTAGAAGACCTCGTCAAGCACCAACAGGACAGTCCCTACCACCACCTATAGATGGCCAGTCTCTACCACCACTGATAGGTGGACAATCCTCACCACCTCCAAGAGATGGAAGATTTCGACAACCTCCAAGAGATGGTCGATCACCACCACCACTGAGAGATGGACAATCGCCCCTACCACTAATAGATGAACAATCACCACAACCTCCAAGAAATGGTCGATCACCCCCACCACTGATAGATGGACAATCGCCCCTACCACTCCGAGATGGTCAATCACCACCACCGTTTCCACCCCCTAGAAGACCTCGTCAAGCACCAACAGGACAGTCCCTACCACCACCTATAGATGGACAGTCGCTACCACCACCGAGAGATGGACAATCGCCACTCCCTCCTAGAGATGGACGATCACCACCACCTCCTAGAGCTGGTCAGTCGCTACCACCCCTTAGAGACGGTAGATCCTCACCACCCCCAAGAGATGGGCAGTCACAGCTAAGCGTTTAA
- the LOC106060618 gene encoding uncharacterized protein LOC106060618 gives RRGGEGDGLPPPPTPLGDGLPPPPQGDELPPPPPLDDEFPPLPEGDFRPPPPDDDQPPQGDEFRPVRQVVLTTPRAPLTQKLSSPAPTTKALLTTPRRVLATTTAYPYWLYDCTA, from the exons aggaggggggggg AAGGAGATGGACTACCTCCCCCGCCTACACCTCTAGGAGATGGACTACCTCCCCCGCCTCAAGGAGATGAACTACCGCCTCCTCCTCCTCTAGATGATGAGTTTCCTCCTCTTCCAGAAGGTGACTTTAGACCACCACCCCCTGATGATGACCAGCCGCCACAAGGGGATGAGTTCAGACCAGTCCGTCAGGTGGTACTCACTACTCCAAGAGCACCACTGACACAGAAACTGTCATCCCCAGCGCCAACAACAAAAGCTTTGTTAACTACTCCAAGACGAGTCTTAGCTACAACCACCGCATATCCATATTGGTTGTACGATTGCACTGCTTAA
- the LOC129926825 gene encoding uncharacterized protein LOC129926825, producing the protein MKLFLVLAIVALSFARPPPPPEDDLPPPPPPPEGESPPPLEDEFRPPPPPRGERLPLPPPPRGERLPLPPLGDELPPLPQDEEFPVIEDEFRPPPPPRGERLPLPPPPRGERLPLPPLRDELPPPPQDEEFPLIEDEFRPPPPPRGERLPLPPLRDELPPPPAPEGEFRPTPLDDDQPPQEDEVRPVRQVVLTTPRAPLTTQKLSSPAPTTKTFLTTPRQVLATTTAYPYWLYACTY; encoded by the coding sequence caaGGCCTCCACCGCCTCCTGAAGACGATCTACCGCCTCCTCCACCTCCTCCAGAAGGAGAGTCTCCCCCTCCTCTTGAAGATGAGTTTAGACCACCACCCCCACCTCGAGGAGAGAGATTACCTCTCCCACCTCCACCTCGAGGAGAGAGATTACCTCTCCCACCTCTTGGAGACGAACTACCGCCTCTTCCTCAAGATGAAGAGTTTCCTGTTATAGAAGATGAGTTTAGACCACCACCTCCACCTCGGGGAGAGAGATTACCTCTCCCACCTCCACCTCGAGGAGAGAGATTACCTCTGCCACCTCTTAGAGACGAACTACCGCCTCCTCCTCAAGATGAAGAGTTTCCTCTTATAGAAGATGAGTTTAGACCACCACCTCCACCTCGGGGAGAGAGATTACCTCTCCCACCTCTTAGAGACGAACTACCCCCTCCTCCTGCTCCAGAAGGAGAGTTTAGACCAACACCCCTTGATGATGACCAGCCGCCACAAGAGGATGAGGTCAGACCAGTCCGTCAGGTGGTACTCACCACTCCAAGAGCTCCACTGACCACACAGAAACTGTCATCCCCAGCGCcaacaacaaaaacttttttaactACACCAAGACAAGTCTTAGCTACAACCACCGCATATCCATATTGGTTATATGCATGCACTTATTGA